In one window of Polynucleobacter sp. AM-7D1 DNA:
- a CDS encoding aspartate carbamoyltransferase catalytic subunit — MNDLVNAPVNQFNAAGELTHLLTLEGLPKEQILHILDTAQRFVSVTDPAREVKKVPLLRGKSVFNLFFENSTRTRTTFEIAAKRLSADVINLDISTSSTAKGESLLDTIDNLVAMQADIFVVRHGVSRAPIEIAQHVPAHVHVVNAGDGSHQHPTQGLLDMYTMRHFKKDFSGLKIAIVGDIVHSRVAKSNICALRTLGCTDICAIGPESLLPSNLDMLGVKVFHSMEEGLKGVDVVMTLRIQKERMEVGQVPEGDAFFKQYGLTPTRLALAKPDAIVMHPGPMNRGVEIDSAVADGSQSVILNQVSFGIAVRMAVMSIVASN; from the coding sequence ATGAACGACTTAGTAAATGCCCCGGTAAATCAATTTAATGCCGCTGGTGAGTTAACTCACTTGCTCACTTTAGAGGGTTTACCAAAAGAGCAAATTCTCCACATCCTCGATACTGCACAACGGTTTGTGAGTGTGACGGATCCTGCAAGAGAAGTGAAGAAAGTACCACTACTTCGTGGCAAGAGCGTCTTCAATCTGTTCTTTGAAAACTCAACACGTACTCGCACAACTTTTGAGATAGCTGCTAAACGCTTATCGGCAGATGTCATTAACTTAGATATCTCTACATCTTCAACTGCAAAAGGCGAAAGTCTTTTAGATACGATAGACAACTTAGTGGCAATGCAGGCAGATATATTTGTTGTGCGACATGGTGTTTCAAGGGCGCCTATTGAAATTGCGCAACACGTGCCTGCACATGTGCATGTTGTCAATGCAGGTGATGGTAGTCATCAGCATCCCACCCAGGGCTTGCTAGATATGTATACGATGCGCCATTTCAAAAAGGACTTTAGTGGCTTGAAGATCGCAATTGTTGGTGACATCGTTCATAGCCGTGTAGCGAAATCTAATATTTGTGCCTTGAGAACCTTGGGTTGCACTGATATTTGTGCGATTGGTCCCGAGAGTCTTTTGCCGAGCAATTTAGATATGTTGGGAGTGAAGGTTTTTCATAGTATGGAAGAGGGTTTGAAAGGTGTTGATGTTGTCATGACCTTACGTATTCAGAAGGAACGTATGGAAGTGGGTCAAGTGCCCGAGGGTGATGCATTCTTTAAGCAGTATGGCTTAACTCCGACACGTTTAGCTCTGGCGAAACCCGATGCTATTGTGATGCACCCGGGCCCCATGAACCGAGGTGTTGAAATTGACTCCGCTGTAGCAGATGGCTCCCAGTCAGTCATCCTAAACCAGGTATCCTTTGGTATTGCGGTGCGCATGGCGGTAATGTCTATTGTTGCTAGTAATTAA
- the rfbA gene encoding glucose-1-phosphate thymidylyltransferase RfbA: MAINRKGIILAGGSGTRLYPVTQAVSKQLMPVYDKPMVYYPLTTLMLAGIRDILLISTPHDSPRFAELLGDGSQWGLNIAYCIQPSPDGLAQAFTLGKNFIGNNPSALVLGDNIFYGHELVDKLDSANERVSCATIFAYHVKDPSRYGVIEFDKDCKALSIKEKPLNPRSSYAVTGLYFYDNQVCDIASSIQPSARGELEITDINRVYLEKNQLRVEIMGRGFAWLDTGTHDSLLDAAGFIATLQKRQGLMVSCPEEIAYRQGWITAEDVLTIATKLYKSNYGQYLARLLNEVNAPAQSGSMSHTKTVGLR; the protein is encoded by the coding sequence ATGGCGATTAATCGCAAAGGTATTATTTTGGCTGGGGGCTCTGGTACCCGTTTATACCCAGTAACTCAAGCTGTCTCTAAACAGCTCATGCCGGTGTATGATAAGCCGATGGTCTATTATCCATTGACCACCTTAATGCTTGCTGGCATAAGAGATATTTTGTTGATTTCTACCCCACATGACTCCCCGCGTTTCGCTGAATTGCTAGGCGATGGTTCTCAATGGGGTCTCAATATTGCGTATTGTATTCAACCATCGCCTGATGGCTTGGCGCAAGCATTTACTTTGGGAAAAAACTTTATTGGCAATAACCCAAGCGCTTTAGTGTTGGGCGACAATATTTTTTACGGTCATGAGTTAGTTGATAAGCTCGATAGCGCTAATGAGCGCGTTAGTTGTGCAACTATATTTGCTTATCACGTTAAGGATCCTAGTCGATACGGTGTTATCGAATTTGATAAAGATTGCAAAGCTTTGTCTATTAAAGAGAAGCCCCTCAATCCACGAAGTAGTTATGCAGTAACGGGGCTTTATTTCTATGATAATCAAGTGTGTGATATCGCCTCTTCGATTCAACCTAGTGCGCGTGGTGAGCTGGAGATTACTGATATCAACCGCGTGTACCTCGAAAAGAATCAGCTCAGAGTGGAAATTATGGGGCGTGGTTTTGCGTGGTTAGATACTGGAACACATGATTCTCTGTTAGACGCAGCAGGTTTTATTGCTACCTTGCAAAAACGTCAAGGTCTTATGGTGTCATGCCCTGAAGAAATTGCTTATCGTCAAGGCTGGATTACTGCAGAAGATGTTCTCACAATTGCCACCAAATTGTACAAGAGTAATTACGGGCAATATTTAGCGAGGCTTTTGAATGAGGTTAATGCACCCGCCCAATCAGGCTCCATGTCCCATACAAAGACCGTCGGATTGAGGTAG
- the pyrR gene encoding bifunctional pyr operon transcriptional regulator/uracil phosphoribosyltransferase PyrR produces MNAEQSYLKLLDTLSQRKKAGDSFELTGLAMGGAWIAERLATDLNFSHFGIINVAFHRDDYAEKGMTALRTAGTMPTHLPFEVNSANVILIDDVLLTGRTVRAALNELFDFGRPAQVELMVLADRENRELPISADFVGEQVSVPDNQILVLQKDNAGKFSFQLEERAA; encoded by the coding sequence ATGAATGCAGAGCAGTCCTATCTGAAATTACTAGATACTTTGAGTCAGCGCAAAAAGGCGGGCGATTCATTTGAGTTGACCGGTCTTGCAATGGGTGGGGCTTGGATTGCAGAGCGTTTAGCTACAGATTTAAATTTTTCTCACTTTGGCATCATTAACGTGGCATTTCATCGAGATGACTATGCAGAGAAGGGCATGACAGCGCTTCGTACTGCCGGCACCATGCCTACCCATCTTCCTTTTGAGGTCAATAGCGCAAACGTGATTTTGATTGATGATGTTTTGCTCACTGGTCGTACGGTTCGTGCAGCACTCAATGAATTATTTGATTTTGGTAGACCTGCCCAGGTGGAGTTGATGGTTTTGGCAGATCGCGAGAATCGTGAATTACCAATCTCTGCTGACTTTGTAGGAGAGCAAGTGAGCGTTCCCGATAATCAAATTTTAGTTTTACAAAAAGATAATGCTGGTAAATTCAGCTTCCAATTAGAGGAGCGTGCAGCATGA
- a CDS encoding YqgE/AlgH family protein, with protein sequence MAYSADHLANQFLIAMPGMVDPNFAGSVIYLFEHTERGAMGLVINRPTELDMGALFEKIEVKLEAEPVSEQPVYFGGPVQIERGFVLHEPSTEVAYSSSLAVPGGLTMTTSKDVLEAVATGSGPSKFLMTLGYAGWSAGQLEEEITLNGWINVPLSQQQMIEIIFNTPSSQRYERTMGLLGFDSSHLSGEAGHA encoded by the coding sequence ATTGCTTATTCTGCTGATCATCTAGCAAACCAATTCCTAATTGCCATGCCTGGCATGGTCGACCCCAACTTTGCGGGTTCAGTCATTTATCTTTTTGAGCATACCGAGCGAGGCGCAATGGGCTTGGTGATTAATCGCCCGACTGAGCTCGATATGGGTGCCTTATTTGAAAAAATTGAGGTCAAGCTGGAGGCTGAGCCAGTATCTGAACAGCCGGTCTATTTTGGTGGTCCAGTGCAGATCGAACGTGGTTTTGTCTTGCATGAACCCAGCACAGAGGTGGCTTATAGCTCCTCTTTGGCCGTTCCAGGCGGTTTGACTATGACAACGTCTAAGGATGTGCTTGAGGCCGTGGCAACAGGTTCTGGACCTAGTAAATTTTTAATGACCTTGGGTTATGCGGGCTGGAGTGCTGGTCAGCTCGAAGAGGAAATCACCCTCAATGGCTGGATCAACGTTCCTTTATCCCAGCAGCAAATGATTGAGATCATTTTTAATACCCCCTCTAGCCAGCGCTACGAGAGGACGATGGGTCTTTTGGGCTTTGATTCATCCCATCTTTCTGGAGAGGCAGGGCATGCCTGA
- the waaC gene encoding lipopolysaccharide heptosyltransferase I, giving the protein MSTSPKILLVKLSSLGDVLHNLPIVWDLRARLPDAQIDWVVEEGYVHLLEPLLSRDGFRGIDRIIPFGLRRWKKNIFKLATWKEFFAFKNALQVCTYDVLIETQGLLKSAIVCSLAKKSSDVVVAGLANATEFSGYEPLSRSFYNQPVRVPKRCHAVDRSRWVMCSALDLPLLERSDAPEFYPKAFVKNIPSAVIQGLKVPFILCFHSTAREAKRWSNDDWITLGKDLSARGYQVVFPWGSAKEKSVSMSLAEQIPGALVPPSFSIEEAFSVIAGAALTVGVDTGLTHLAAVLDKLTVEIYCDSPRWKTEGYWSDRICNVGDIQNPASVQEVLGASLKLLDQA; this is encoded by the coding sequence ATGAGCACTTCGCCCAAAATCCTGTTGGTGAAACTATCCTCTCTTGGGGACGTATTGCATAACTTGCCGATTGTGTGGGATTTACGTGCGCGTTTGCCGGATGCACAAATTGACTGGGTGGTCGAAGAAGGGTATGTCCACTTACTTGAGCCCTTGCTGTCGCGTGATGGTTTTCGAGGAATCGATCGTATCATTCCCTTTGGATTACGTCGCTGGAAGAAAAATATTTTTAAGTTAGCGACGTGGAAAGAGTTTTTTGCATTTAAAAATGCCCTTCAAGTTTGCACTTATGACGTATTGATCGAAACGCAGGGCCTACTCAAATCTGCCATCGTTTGCTCCCTGGCTAAGAAAAGTTCTGACGTTGTAGTTGCAGGCCTTGCTAATGCAACAGAGTTCTCAGGTTACGAACCGTTGTCGAGATCTTTTTATAATCAGCCAGTGCGGGTCCCCAAGCGGTGCCATGCGGTTGATCGTTCACGCTGGGTGATGTGTTCAGCTTTAGATCTGCCATTGCTGGAGAGAAGTGATGCGCCTGAGTTTTATCCCAAAGCATTTGTAAAAAATATTCCAAGCGCTGTAATCCAAGGCTTGAAAGTGCCCTTTATTCTTTGTTTTCATTCGACTGCACGTGAAGCGAAGCGTTGGTCTAATGACGATTGGATTACGCTAGGCAAAGATTTATCTGCCAGAGGATATCAAGTGGTTTTCCCTTGGGGCAGCGCCAAGGAGAAATCTGTCAGTATGTCTCTTGCAGAGCAGATTCCTGGAGCGCTTGTACCTCCGTCATTTTCGATTGAAGAGGCATTCTCAGTCATTGCTGGAGCTGCTTTAACAGTGGGGGTAGATACTGGTCTGACTCATCTGGCGGCGGTCCTGGATAAGCTGACTGTAGAGATTTATTGCGATTCACCACGTTGGAAAACAGAAGGCTATTGGTCTGATCGAATTTGTAACGTGGGCGATATTCAAAACCCAGCCAGCGTTCAAGAGGTTCTTGGCGCATCTTTAAAGCTTCTAGATCAAGCTTAA
- the rfbB gene encoding dTDP-glucose 4,6-dehydratase has translation MILVTGGAGFIGGNFVLDWLKVPSNEGVVNLDKLTYAGNLATLDSLKHDARHTFVHGDIGDKELVANLLREHRPRAVINFAAESHVDHSIHGPAEFVTTNIVGTFNLLECAREYWNNLDDSAKSNFRFHHVSTDEVYGSLSASDPAFTETNSYKPNSPYSASKAASDHLVRAWFHTYGFPVLTTNCSNNYGPYHFPEKLIPLAILNALNSKPLPIYGDGEQIRDWLYVGDHCSAIREVLAKGTLGESYNIGGWNEKDNIDVVKMICTILDELKPRADGKSYVDQITYVKDRPGHDRRYAIDASKVERELGWKPAETFDTGILKTVQWYLDNPVWIEGVVSGSYRGWLSK, from the coding sequence ATGATCTTGGTCACGGGAGGGGCTGGATTTATTGGTGGAAATTTTGTACTCGATTGGTTAAAGGTGCCTAGCAATGAGGGTGTCGTCAATTTGGATAAGTTGACCTATGCTGGCAACTTGGCAACTCTGGATTCGCTAAAGCATGATGCTCGACACACCTTTGTACATGGCGATATTGGCGATAAAGAGTTGGTCGCCAACTTGCTGAGAGAGCATCGGCCTCGTGCGGTTATTAATTTTGCTGCTGAGAGCCATGTTGATCACTCTATTCACGGTCCGGCTGAGTTTGTAACAACGAATATTGTGGGTACTTTTAATCTTCTAGAGTGTGCTCGCGAGTATTGGAATAATTTGGATGATTCTGCGAAGAGCAACTTCCGCTTTCATCATGTATCAACCGATGAAGTCTACGGATCACTTTCTGCCAGTGATCCTGCATTTACAGAAACAAACTCATATAAGCCTAATAGCCCATATTCTGCATCTAAAGCTGCATCTGACCACTTAGTTCGGGCATGGTTTCATACCTATGGCTTCCCGGTGCTTACGACAAATTGCTCTAATAACTATGGGCCATATCACTTCCCGGAGAAGTTGATTCCTTTAGCAATTCTGAATGCACTGAATAGCAAGCCGCTGCCAATTTATGGTGATGGCGAGCAGATTCGCGATTGGCTCTATGTCGGCGATCATTGCTCCGCAATTCGTGAGGTATTGGCTAAAGGTACTTTGGGTGAGTCCTACAACATTGGTGGTTGGAATGAAAAAGACAATATTGATGTCGTTAAAATGATCTGTACGATTTTGGATGAGCTGAAACCTCGCGCTGATGGCAAGTCGTATGTAGATCAAATTACTTACGTTAAAGACCGTCCTGGGCATGATCGTCGTTATGCTATTGATGCAAGCAAGGTTGAGCGTGAGCTCGGTTGGAAGCCTGCGGAAACATTTGACACGGGTATTCTCAAGACTGTGCAATGGTATTTGGATAATCCTGTTTGGATCGAGGGCGTAGTAAGCGGTTCTTACCGTGGTTGGCTTTCTAAGTAG
- the rfbD gene encoding dTDP-4-dehydrorhamnose reductase, translating into MNILVFGKDGQLGKTFQEVLGRLGSALIAKLVIQYVGRSECDLSNEEALNQLLNQFQPQFIINASAYTAVDKAETDSFAAFAINARAPEIMAQYAANHGATFLHFSTDYVFDGEKYGFYLEDDLLNPLGVYGKSKAAGEEAIARAFFQVKGIGQYAIFRTSWIYGGGSNFIRTILRLAKDREELKIIDDQFGVPTSANWLAQVSLNLALDEHACLRRFVSGIYHAVPAGETTWHGLGCLAVQVALDAGVILKTNPDAIKPILAADYPLPAPRPMNSTMSSDKLRLALSGLEVNASNSYNDSVGIIEFPEWDVMVRKYVISLARDQLI; encoded by the coding sequence ATGAATATCCTCGTATTTGGTAAAGATGGCCAATTAGGAAAAACTTTTCAAGAGGTGTTGGGCAGACTTGGCTCGGCTTTGATTGCGAAGCTCGTGATTCAGTATGTTGGACGCTCCGAATGTGATCTGAGTAATGAGGAGGCATTAAATCAATTGCTCAATCAATTTCAGCCGCAGTTCATTATTAATGCCTCCGCCTATACCGCTGTTGATAAGGCGGAGACGGATTCTTTTGCAGCCTTTGCAATTAATGCTAGGGCGCCTGAGATAATGGCGCAATATGCCGCAAACCATGGCGCTACTTTTTTACACTTCTCAACGGACTATGTTTTTGATGGTGAGAAGTATGGTTTTTATTTGGAGGATGATTTACTTAATCCTCTAGGGGTATACGGCAAAAGTAAGGCCGCAGGAGAAGAGGCTATTGCCAGAGCATTTTTTCAAGTTAAAGGCATTGGTCAATATGCTATTTTCAGAACAAGCTGGATATATGGCGGTGGTAGCAATTTCATTCGCACTATTTTGCGTTTGGCCAAAGATCGTGAAGAGCTGAAAATCATTGACGATCAATTTGGTGTTCCGACAAGCGCTAATTGGTTAGCGCAAGTGAGTCTGAATTTGGCCCTAGATGAACATGCTTGCTTAAGAAGGTTCGTATCTGGAATCTATCATGCTGTTCCCGCTGGGGAGACTACTTGGCATGGTTTGGGGTGTTTGGCTGTACAAGTAGCATTAGATGCTGGTGTGATCCTGAAGACCAATCCAGATGCAATTAAACCTATCCTCGCTGCGGATTACCCCCTGCCTGCCCCAAGACCAATGAATTCAACAATGTCTAGTGATAAATTGCGGCTTGCCCTAAGCGGATTAGAAGTCAATGCCTCCAACTCTTATAATGATTCGGTTGGGATTATTGAGTTTCCAGAGTGGGATGTGATGGTGCGTAAATATGTAATAAGCTTGGCTCGCGATCAATTGATTTAA
- the rfbC gene encoding dTDP-4-dehydrorhamnose 3,5-epimerase, whose amino-acid sequence MSILSKFQVMPTAIHDVLVIEPTVFVDHRGCFIESFNALDFAAATGLTVNFVQDNHSFSGQWTLRGMHYQLKQTQGKLVRVVVGRIFDVTVDIRKNSPTYGKWAGLELSAQNHKQLWIPAGLAHGFLVLSETAEFLYKTTDYYHPQSEACLAWDDPTVGIDWPLPAGIPPNMNAKDSAGLSWDVAPKF is encoded by the coding sequence ATGAGTATCCTCTCTAAGTTTCAGGTAATGCCTACTGCTATTCATGATGTTTTGGTGATTGAACCTACAGTATTTGTTGATCATCGCGGCTGCTTTATAGAATCCTTTAACGCCCTAGACTTTGCAGCCGCCACGGGTTTGACTGTGAATTTTGTTCAAGATAATCATTCATTTTCAGGTCAATGGACTCTGCGCGGCATGCATTATCAATTAAAGCAAACCCAAGGTAAGTTAGTTCGGGTGGTTGTTGGCAGAATATTTGATGTAACGGTCGATATTCGTAAAAACTCTCCTACATATGGCAAGTGGGCTGGCTTGGAATTAAGCGCTCAAAACCACAAGCAATTATGGATACCGGCTGGTTTAGCGCATGGCTTTTTGGTCTTGTCGGAAACTGCTGAGTTTTTGTATAAAACAACTGATTACTATCACCCGCAAAGCGAAGCCTGTCTAGCTTGGGACGATCCAACTGTTGGTATTGATTGGCCTTTGCCTGCAGGCATCCCCCCCAATATGAATGCTAAAGATTCTGCAGGTTTATCGTGGGATGTTGCCCCTAAGTTTTAA
- the ruvX gene encoding Holliday junction resolvase RuvX, protein MPESIKKDVELTVMAFDFGTRRIGVAVGNTLTCLGQPIKTIAESSSDGAFKVIEGLLREWRPNRLVVGLPCHPDGTEHEMSAKARRFGNQLHGRFQLPVEWVDERYTSAVLEGDPDMRDNLDAESAALILEQYFLEKNWIN, encoded by the coding sequence ATGCCTGAAAGCATTAAGAAGGATGTGGAGTTGACAGTTATGGCCTTTGACTTCGGGACACGACGTATTGGTGTTGCTGTCGGAAATACGCTCACTTGCTTAGGGCAGCCTATTAAAACCATCGCAGAGTCATCTAGCGATGGCGCATTCAAAGTCATTGAGGGGCTTTTGAGGGAGTGGCGGCCTAATCGCCTGGTAGTTGGCTTACCTTGCCACCCTGACGGTACTGAGCATGAGATGAGTGCCAAGGCTCGCCGCTTTGGCAATCAACTGCATGGACGCTTTCAGTTGCCAGTGGAGTGGGTCGATGAGCGCTATACCTCCGCTGTTTTAGAGGGTGATCCCGATATGCGAGACAATTTGGATGCCGAGTCTGCGGCCTTGATTTTGGAGCAGTATTTCCTTGAGAAGAATTGGATTAATTGA
- a CDS encoding TolC family protein: MTSTRFRLPQLTAFGVILGQAFGLGVYPSAALAQSANGAKSSLPSRVSAQSLAGLDMPPQMVALPKQAIPINVAPSNVSANSATNTSQVTDLIRLYQEAAFSDPVLNAARFNYQASKELYWQGLSLLLPQASAVPGGTRYYQHAAGNTPASSYPSNRVYDQKNYTVTLTQPVFNMAAFEAFKQGDLNTKIADMRFYLAQQDLIIRVSQAYFDALTSQDNVELYRNKKGLIKQQLEIAQAKFDAGLATIVDVNTAQAALDLANSQEIAAQADLIVKRGVLEQLVGRPVSALKPLTKEAKIDGVLKDPRSKAKDSNGIPVADNVNPHLPQGQTLEDWIHQAEAANFNVLAGQLSVSLAESSYNASQALNYPSLNFVGTAGYNTSNGSANSLTPSQTNIYNNTIALQMTIPLVSGGYNSSLIRQNAALLDAAKANYDNARRTAAQSTRAAFTGFYGGLASVKAYEAAERSSTSALESSKLGFQVGTLINIDVLIALDTVITTRSQLQQARYNTIMNAIKLKAHAAALSDEDLISINTLLR, from the coding sequence GGGGCCAAATCTTCATTGCCAAGCCGTGTGAGTGCACAGTCTTTAGCAGGTCTAGACATGCCGCCGCAGATGGTCGCTTTGCCAAAGCAAGCCATTCCGATCAATGTAGCACCATCTAATGTCAGCGCTAACAGTGCAACTAATACTAGTCAGGTAACTGATTTAATTCGACTCTACCAAGAAGCAGCATTTAGCGATCCCGTATTAAATGCTGCTCGTTTTAACTATCAAGCTAGTAAAGAGCTTTATTGGCAGGGCTTATCCCTCTTACTCCCACAGGCTAGCGCTGTACCTGGGGGCACTCGCTACTATCAGCATGCAGCAGGCAATACTCCTGCTAGCTCATATCCTAGCAATCGGGTATACGACCAAAAAAACTATACCGTCACCCTCACTCAACCTGTCTTCAATATGGCAGCATTTGAGGCATTTAAACAAGGTGACCTCAATACCAAGATTGCGGATATGCGCTTTTACTTAGCGCAACAAGATTTAATCATCAGAGTATCGCAAGCCTACTTTGATGCACTCACCAGCCAAGATAACGTAGAGCTCTATCGTAATAAAAAAGGGTTAATCAAACAGCAACTAGAGATTGCTCAAGCCAAGTTTGATGCTGGACTGGCCACCATTGTTGATGTCAACACCGCACAAGCAGCTCTTGACCTTGCTAATTCTCAAGAAATTGCTGCTCAGGCAGATCTGATTGTGAAACGTGGTGTATTAGAGCAATTGGTTGGTCGTCCAGTCAGCGCCTTAAAGCCACTCACTAAAGAGGCTAAGATTGATGGCGTTCTCAAAGACCCTCGCTCTAAAGCAAAAGACAGTAATGGCATTCCAGTTGCAGATAACGTAAATCCCCATTTGCCACAAGGCCAAACCCTTGAGGATTGGATACATCAAGCAGAGGCTGCAAACTTCAATGTGCTAGCCGGTCAGCTATCTGTCAGCTTAGCTGAAAGTAGCTATAACGCCTCGCAAGCGCTGAACTATCCCTCTCTTAATTTTGTAGGTACCGCTGGCTACAACACCTCGAATGGATCGGCCAATAGCTTAACGCCGTCACAAACAAATATTTATAACAACACTATTGCTTTACAGATGACTATCCCCTTAGTCTCAGGCGGATACAACAGCTCGCTGATTCGTCAGAATGCTGCCCTGCTAGATGCAGCAAAGGCAAACTATGACAATGCACGCCGTACTGCAGCCCAAAGTACCCGTGCAGCATTCACTGGCTTCTATGGTGGCCTAGCCAGCGTCAAAGCCTATGAGGCAGCTGAGCGCTCATCCACTTCAGCGCTGGAGTCTAGTAAGCTGGGATTTCAGGTCGGGACTTTGATCAATATCGATGTATTAATTGCTTTAGACACCGTGATCACTACACGCTCACAACTACAACAAGCGCGCTACAACACAATTATGAATGCCATAAAGCTAAAGGCACATGCGGCGGCACTATCAGATGAAGATCTCATCTCTATCAATACCTTACTGCGTTAA